One Candidatus Korarchaeum sp. genomic region harbors:
- a CDS encoding aspartate aminotransferase family protein has protein sequence MRQDEVLRRLDASLMTNLFRTHRVVVKRAKGVYVEDVDGNRYMDFMTVITTAYLGHNPDYLVEAIKRAAEDLIAGGSFVYYSEHLLNATEKLLSLFPKELNRVAFKPGGGEAVELALKLARKYTKRQEVLVTMGSYHGRTTGSLTFHGSRRKEFGPLPPGLSYVPYPYCYRCPVKASSCEDCAESVLQLIDSYLKFSGNRDYAAMIIEPIQGVGGIIYPPDSFFPKLASLLRENNSILVFDEIQTGMGRTGTTWRFEALNVTPDIVVVAKGITGGLPLAAVVTREEIASAMEPGDEHSTYAAPPLVMAAAEATLSHFIQNKESILRNVREAGEYALKLLEELKGRRKLVGDVRGKGLMIGIELVREGKRPAREETAQLCFDKALRRGLLLATSGWYGNVVRFAPPLTVSREEIERAVNIIDESLREIEGS, from the coding sequence ATGCGGCAGGACGAGGTGCTGAGGAGGCTCGATGCCTCCCTCATGACCAACCTCTTCAGGACCCATAGGGTCGTGGTCAAGAGGGCTAAGGGGGTTTACGTCGAGGACGTCGACGGTAATAGGTACATGGACTTCATGACAGTCATAACCACAGCTTACTTAGGCCATAACCCGGATTACTTGGTTGAGGCCATTAAGAGGGCAGCTGAGGACTTGATAGCAGGAGGCTCCTTCGTTTACTACTCCGAGCACCTCCTAAACGCTACTGAGAAGCTCCTCTCCCTCTTCCCGAAGGAGCTGAACAGGGTGGCCTTCAAGCCGGGTGGAGGGGAAGCCGTTGAGCTGGCGTTGAAGCTAGCTAGGAAGTACACCAAGAGGCAGGAGGTCCTGGTGACAATGGGGTCCTACCACGGGAGGACCACGGGCTCCCTGACCTTCCACGGATCCAGGAGAAAGGAGTTCGGTCCCCTACCCCCCGGCCTCAGTTACGTCCCCTACCCTTACTGCTACAGGTGCCCCGTCAAGGCCAGCAGCTGTGAGGACTGCGCGGAATCGGTGCTGCAGCTGATAGATAGCTACCTGAAGTTCTCAGGAAACAGGGACTATGCTGCTATGATAATTGAGCCCATTCAGGGTGTTGGCGGTATAATATACCCTCCTGACTCCTTCTTCCCCAAGCTAGCTAGTTTGCTGAGGGAGAACAATTCGATACTCGTGTTCGATGAGATACAGACGGGGATGGGGAGGACCGGAACGACTTGGAGGTTCGAGGCGCTCAACGTAACTCCTGATATAGTGGTAGTAGCTAAGGGGATCACTGGAGGCCTTCCGCTAGCAGCTGTGGTCACGAGGGAGGAGATAGCTAGCGCTATGGAACCTGGGGATGAGCACTCCACCTACGCGGCCCCTCCACTCGTGATGGCGGCAGCCGAGGCCACGCTCTCCCACTTCATTCAGAACAAGGAGAGCATACTGAGGAACGTCAGGGAGGCTGGGGAGTACGCTTTGAAGCTCCTAGAGGAACTCAAGGGGAGAAGAAAACTGGTTGGGGATGTCAGGGGGAAGGGACTCATGATAGGGATAGAGTTAGTTAGGGAAGGCAAGAGGCCTGCTAGAGAGGAGACAGCTCAGCTGTGCTTCGATAAGGCACTGAGGAGGGGGCTGCTCTTGGCCACGAGCGGATGGTACGGCAACGTGGTTAGGTTCGCTCCTCCCCTAACGGTGAGCAGGGAGGAGATAGAGAGGGCAGTGAACATAATAGATGAGAGCCTAAGGGAGATAGAGGGTTCCTGA
- a CDS encoding magnesium transporter — MHNDSQNSFQIARRRYQVFRDSLFSLSFDLGGLFAGGILESLSGLVLRRPWCIALYPIVLTGRGALNGIEAARISTGLHLGTVRPSFRGNTTYYYSIISSMIVLSLLMSVLMGFLACIFGGSGLSELPLVVSTAISSQTIAVAVIVPATSFVGHESFKRGMDPDVVVYPVTSTIADIWATLSYVISLSLAFNEVGVILIYLIASSTIIFTLILAVIFSREEEFRRTTRESFLTIATVTLISSLSGLSLSSVREVIERTPGILTVYPAIIDTIGDCAAIFGSISTTNLFTGLLSPSIVEIRSKVGDIAQIGAAGLIYFTLYSAIGLVIGGSRSSLVVVSVYGILLPVVMVFTFSLSILTFRRGLNPDNFIIPLETTATDTMSTALIAAILALMG; from the coding sequence ATGCACAACGATTCCCAAAACAGCTTCCAAATTGCTCGGAGGAGGTACCAGGTATTCAGGGACTCCTTGTTCTCCTTGAGCTTCGATCTAGGGGGCCTGTTCGCTGGGGGGATCCTCGAGAGCCTCTCGGGTCTGGTCCTGAGGCGACCTTGGTGCATCGCCCTCTACCCGATCGTCCTCACGGGCAGGGGAGCGCTGAACGGGATAGAGGCCGCCAGGATAAGCACGGGGCTCCACCTGGGTACCGTGAGACCCAGCTTCAGGGGGAACACCACATATTACTACTCGATAATCTCCTCCATGATCGTTCTATCTCTCCTGATGAGCGTCCTAATGGGTTTTCTGGCCTGCATCTTCGGTGGCTCGGGATTGAGCGAGCTCCCGCTGGTGGTCTCAACGGCGATATCATCCCAGACCATAGCTGTTGCGGTTATAGTACCCGCCACATCGTTCGTCGGTCACGAGTCGTTCAAGAGAGGCATGGACCCCGATGTCGTGGTTTATCCGGTGACCTCGACCATAGCCGATATATGGGCCACCCTCTCCTACGTGATCTCCCTCAGCTTGGCTTTCAATGAGGTGGGAGTCATCCTGATCTACCTGATAGCTTCATCCACGATCATATTCACCCTGATCTTAGCAGTGATCTTCAGCAGAGAGGAGGAGTTCAGAAGGACGACCAGGGAGTCCTTCCTCACGATAGCCACCGTCACCCTGATCTCGAGCCTCTCGGGCCTCTCCCTGTCCTCCGTCAGGGAGGTCATAGAGAGGACCCCGGGCATACTCACCGTTTACCCAGCCATAATAGACACCATAGGTGACTGTGCCGCTATATTCGGATCTATATCAACGACTAATCTTTTCACAGGTCTCCTAAGCCCTAGCATAGTGGAGATAAGGTCTAAGGTCGGTGATATAGCTCAGATAGGGGCAGCGGGTCTCATATACTTCACCCTCTACAGCGCGATAGGCCTCGTCATCGGAGGGTCGAGGAGCTCGCTGGTAGTGGTCTCGGTTTACGGAATCCTGCTGCCGGTGGTCATGGTCTTCACCTTCTCCCTATCGATCCTGACCTTCAGGAGGGGGTTGAACCCCGATAACTTCATCATCCCCCTGGAGACCACGGCCACGGACACCATGTCGACCGCGTTGATAGCCGCGATACTGGCGTTGATGGGTTAG
- a CDS encoding gamma-glutamyltransferase family protein: MRHPYMTYGGLVASEHYLASTLASEVLRDGGNAVDAAVTASLSLSILLPHLSGLGGDFFALVRRGREVRFVDGSGPSPRELSREELLRRGFREMPAKGPLSITVPGYVDALHLMWRRYGRMDWSELVFRASRIARDGFPVSKSLSDAVKLYKEFLSADEGSASTYLGVGERGSRKKFDGLASALERIAEDPRDFYEGEIASSIVKYVRERGGVLSLDDLSSYHASEGQPVSARLWGCEAYEMPPPTQGLTTLHMMMLTEGLGGPSSLERVRKLIEVSRRAYAIRDKYITDPRYMSVSLSELMDPSILNEAGNVGRFGEGDTTFFAVIDPDGMIVAGIQSIFTAFGSGLTEPGYQVTLNCRGSSFSLDEGHVNKLEPGKRTLHTLSALLMNCGSDWYAIGTSGGHFRPQIHWWISTNLLKYGMDCQEALDFPRAYLDLSSNTLVAEEGIELDGSLKVNLKVERYPSRLGVAALALMRGDGLRVGCADVRGDGGCSGTLR, encoded by the coding sequence ATGAGACACCCCTACATGACCTACGGTGGTTTAGTAGCTAGCGAACATTACTTAGCTTCTACACTAGCCTCAGAGGTCCTCAGAGATGGAGGAAACGCCGTAGATGCGGCTGTAACAGCTTCCCTCTCGCTCTCAATCCTCCTTCCCCATCTGAGCGGGCTAGGAGGGGACTTCTTCGCTCTGGTGAGGAGGGGGAGGGAGGTGAGGTTCGTGGACGGCTCGGGTCCCTCTCCCCGCGAGCTGAGCAGGGAGGAGCTGCTGAGGAGGGGGTTCAGGGAGATGCCAGCTAAGGGACCCCTCTCCATCACGGTGCCGGGCTACGTAGATGCCCTTCACCTGATGTGGAGGAGGTACGGTAGGATGGACTGGAGCGAGCTCGTCTTCAGGGCTTCTAGGATAGCCAGAGATGGGTTTCCGGTCTCTAAGAGTTTATCAGATGCTGTTAAGCTCTATAAGGAGTTCTTATCGGCTGACGAAGGGTCGGCCTCAACTTACCTGGGAGTGGGGGAGCGGGGGTCTCGGAAGAAGTTCGATGGTCTCGCATCAGCCCTAGAGAGGATAGCTGAGGATCCGAGGGACTTCTACGAGGGGGAGATAGCCTCGAGCATCGTGAAGTACGTCAGGGAGAGGGGAGGGGTTCTCTCGCTGGACGACCTCTCCAGTTACCACGCTAGCGAGGGTCAGCCCGTATCCGCTAGGCTCTGGGGTTGCGAGGCCTACGAGATGCCCCCTCCGACGCAGGGCTTGACCACGCTGCACATGATGATGCTGACCGAGGGGCTGGGAGGACCTTCCTCGCTCGAGAGGGTGAGGAAGCTGATCGAGGTATCGAGGAGGGCTTACGCCATCAGGGATAAGTACATAACGGATCCCAGGTATATGAGCGTGAGCTTGAGCGAGCTTATGGATCCCTCCATCCTCAATGAGGCTGGGAATGTGGGGAGATTCGGTGAGGGAGATACGACCTTCTTCGCGGTGATCGATCCGGATGGAATGATCGTAGCTGGGATACAGAGCATCTTCACGGCCTTCGGCTCAGGTCTGACCGAACCGGGTTACCAGGTGACGCTGAACTGCAGGGGATCGAGCTTTTCCCTGGATGAGGGACATGTGAACAAGCTTGAACCGGGGAAGAGGACCCTACACACTCTATCAGCTCTCCTCATGAACTGCGGCAGTGACTGGTACGCTATAGGGACTTCAGGTGGTCACTTCAGGCCTCAGATTCACTGGTGGATCTCAACAAACCTCCTGAAGTACGGAATGGATTGTCAGGAGGCTCTTGACTTTCCAAGAGCTTACTTAGACCTATCAAGCAACACTTTAGTCGCTGAGGAGGGAATAGAACTCGATGGTAGCTTGAAAGTGAATCTGAAGGTAGAGAGGTACCCATCTAGGCTTGGTGTCGCTGCCCTAGCTCTGATGAGGGGGGACGGCCTCAGGGTAGGGTGCGCGGACGTGAGAGGGGACGGGGGGTGCTCGGGGACCCTACGCTAA
- a CDS encoding M42 family metallopeptidase, whose amino-acid sequence MRWLPLLERLSTASGPPGFEDEVRDLIRGELRGSVDELHEDNFGNLYAIKGRGGRRVMLAAHMDEVAMMVRYVEPNGFLRFAPLGGLSPSQLIAQRVVVHGSVRLRGVIGSTPAHMGGEERIPKVEEMYVDVGAASREEVGKLGVRPGTPITFDAPFTYQPETGVVMGKALDDRLGCLVLAEAIADAEPKDRVFAVFTCEEERGLRGAQVAASRVRPELAFVIEGTIASDVPGVPEHSHITQLGKGPAIRVMDRSVIVRRWLLDSIVSRAEELGIPYQLQLSPISSTDAGPISVSNEGVPVGVISVPARYIHSPQALAKVRDVENTMKLVKSLLEDPPTRT is encoded by the coding sequence ATGAGGTGGCTCCCTCTCCTTGAGAGGCTCTCCACGGCCTCGGGGCCTCCGGGCTTCGAGGACGAGGTAAGGGATTTGATAAGGGGGGAGCTCCGAGGCAGCGTGGACGAGCTTCACGAGGACAACTTCGGCAACCTCTACGCGATCAAGGGGAGGGGAGGGAGGAGGGTCATGCTAGCTGCCCACATGGATGAGGTAGCCATGATGGTCAGGTACGTCGAGCCTAACGGTTTCCTGAGGTTCGCACCCCTAGGAGGGCTCAGCCCCTCCCAGCTGATAGCTCAGAGGGTGGTGGTTCACGGGAGCGTGAGGCTCAGGGGCGTGATAGGGTCGACGCCGGCTCACATGGGAGGGGAGGAGAGGATCCCGAAGGTGGAGGAGATGTACGTCGACGTGGGGGCAGCGAGTAGGGAGGAGGTCGGGAAGCTAGGGGTCAGGCCTGGGACCCCGATCACCTTCGACGCCCCCTTCACCTACCAACCGGAGACCGGGGTGGTGATGGGGAAGGCCCTCGACGATAGGCTGGGATGCCTAGTGCTAGCTGAGGCCATAGCCGATGCTGAGCCCAAGGATAGGGTATTCGCGGTCTTCACTTGCGAGGAGGAGAGAGGACTCAGGGGAGCTCAGGTGGCCGCTAGTAGGGTGAGGCCCGAGCTGGCCTTCGTCATAGAGGGGACCATAGCTTCGGACGTCCCAGGGGTGCCTGAGCACAGTCACATAACGCAGCTCGGGAAGGGGCCCGCTATCAGGGTCATGGATAGGAGCGTCATAGTCAGGAGGTGGCTTCTGGACTCGATCGTCTCAAGGGCCGAGGAGCTGGGGATACCTTACCAGCTCCAGCTCTCCCCCATCAGCAGTACTGACGCTGGACCCATAAGCGTGAGTAACGAGGGCGTTCCGGTGGGGGTGATCTCAGTCCCAGCCCGCTACATACACTCCCCTCAGGCCCTAGCTAAGGTGAGGGACGTGGAGAACACCATGAAGCTGGTTAAGAGCTTACTGGAGGACCCTCCCACTAGGACTTAA
- a CDS encoding nucleotidyltransferase domain-containing protein gives MDPLYREYVSMIVESLKAKLGDNLVSVVLFGSVARGEADEGSDIDLLVVLESSSGSFGRRFDVFKEIEKELITSEPRVELRRRGLGALISPVPLTREEVIKHPPILLDILTDGIILYDKGFIGEQLEELRERLKALGARKVLLPNGKWYWDLKPDYELGEVVEI, from the coding sequence ATGGACCCCCTCTATAGGGAGTACGTCAGCATGATAGTGGAATCGCTGAAGGCGAAGCTAGGCGATAATCTAGTCTCCGTTGTGCTTTTCGGGAGCGTAGCTAGAGGGGAGGCCGACGAGGGGAGTGACATAGATCTACTCGTGGTTTTGGAGAGCTCAAGCGGTTCCTTCGGGAGGAGGTTCGATGTCTTCAAGGAGATAGAAAAGGAGCTCATAACTTCTGAGCCGAGGGTTGAGTTGAGGAGGCGAGGGCTTGGCGCTCTGATAAGCCCAGTACCGCTGACGAGGGAGGAGGTTATAAAGCATCCCCCTATCCTCCTGGATATCCTTACGGATGGAATAATCCTCTACGATAAGGGCTTCATTGGGGAGCAGCTGGAGGAGCTCAGGGAGAGGCTCAAGGCATTAGGGGCTAGGAAGGTCCTTCTGCCCAATGGCAAGTGGTACTGGGACCTGAAGCCGGACTATGAACTTGGAGAGGTAGTGGAGATATGA
- a CDS encoding CRISPR-associated DxTHG motif protein — MLRGALEGAGCQQLRELEDHVKSFAECVVRCIYKRDAGSLPPFSVVVGPGVGSSGGKWAFKGGVGDFMAKVLLELGLLLNELCDERGPTRLVFDLTHGINFMPSGALYLAKMLSSLIILRPTYLGTAGDGHLVNHEISSIRKKCEEKRNAERKCWKYSELTKDSFEGQRPDKRIKIADEVLSPKDSTLTTLRTSR; from the coding sequence ATGCTACGCGGGGCGCTGGAAGGAGCGGGGTGTCAGCAGCTAAGGGAACTGGAAGATCACGTCAAGAGCTTCGCGGAGTGTGTGGTTAGATGCATCTACAAGCGTGATGCCGGATCGTTACCTCCCTTCAGCGTCGTAGTTGGACCCGGAGTGGGCTCGTCCGGAGGAAAGTGGGCCTTCAAGGGAGGAGTTGGGGACTTCATGGCCAAGGTCCTGCTTGAGCTGGGCCTCCTTCTGAACGAGCTATGCGACGAGAGGGGACCCACTAGGTTGGTGTTCGACCTGACCCACGGCATAAACTTCATGCCCTCAGGGGCCCTCTACCTAGCTAAGATGCTCTCCTCCCTGATCATACTTAGACCTACCTATCTTGGAACTGCTGGTGACGGCCACTTGGTGAATCATGAGATATCTTCCATAAGGAAAAAATGCGAGGAGAAACGGAACGCTGAAAGGAAGTGCTGGAAGTACTCCGAGCTCACTAAGGATTCTTTCGAGGGGCAAAGGCCTGATAAGAGGATAAAGATAGCCGATGAGGTCCTGAGCCCCAAGGATAGCACGTTGACTACCCTCAGGACATCAAGGTAA